The following are from one region of the Dreissena polymorpha isolate Duluth1 chromosome 2, UMN_Dpol_1.0, whole genome shotgun sequence genome:
- the LOC127868851 gene encoding lysyl oxidase homolog 2-like isoform X2 encodes MIGFTDTQTAKDIPPSVYGPGNGNILLDSLSCLGNETDIADCSHQAWETTDCSPSEDIGVDCRTHVRIEHGSTPHDGQVEVNITGIWQPLCADNFTQSEAKVICRMLGYSANGSYVMSARSKSDLSSISSTAYYCTGNKIDISMCRKRQATCSASTVAAVDCKTLIRLVNGTSQQSGRVEVFHNDAWGTVCDDSFDDVEAKVICRMLGFGTSNAKSLTGAYYGEGQGKIVVDDMNCQGEEVDISDCKSRPWGTSNTCHHNEDAAVECNTELRLIDGPTEYSGRLELRQESKWKT; translated from the exons ATGATAGGATTCACGGACACACa AACAGCCAAAGATATTCCACCATCCGTGTATGGGCCTGGAAATGGGAACATATTGCTGGACAGTTTAAGTTGCCTTGGTAATGAAACTGACATTGCGGACTGTTCACACCAGGCCTGGGAAACTACCGACTGCTCGCCCTCAGAAGATATTGGCGTCGATTGTC GGACGCACGTGCGCATTGAGCACGGATCCACGCCGCATGATGGGCAAGTTGAAGTGAACATTACCGGAATTTGGCAACCCCTGTGCGCTGATAATTTCACACAATCAGAAGCTAAGGTTATATGCCGAATGTTGGGATACAGTGCAAA TGGATCCTATGTGATGTCTGCGAGGTCGAAATCTGATTTGTCGTCTATTAGTTCAACGGCGTATTATTGCACCGGAAACAAAATCGATATATCCATGTGTCGCAAACGACAAGCCACTTGCTCTGCTTCAACTGTTGCAGCAGTAGATTGTA AAACTCTAATTCGACTTGTGAATGGTACCAGCCAGCAATCCGGTCGCGTGGAAGTTTTTCACAATGACGCATGGGGGACAGTGTGTGATGACAGCTTTGACGACGTGGAAGCCAAAGTGATTTGCCGCATGCTCGGATTCGGTACTAG TAATGCTAAATCATTGACGGGGGCTTACTACGGTGAAGGACAAGGAAAAATAGTTGTCGATGACATGAATTGTCAAGGTGAGGAAGTCGACATATCCGATTGTAAATCGCGCCCCTGGGGTACAAGCAATACATGTCATCACAACGAGGATGCAGCTGTCGAGTGCA